From Humisphaera borealis, the proteins below share one genomic window:
- the argB gene encoding acetylglutamate kinase, which translates to MAEGQSDNQAAVNLAADQQALSEASDKARGLVEALSYIQRFHDKVIVVKVGGSIMDDEKALSNILTDIVFMNYVGMQPVIVHGGGKAINDAMEKSGLTPQWVQGRRYTDDRTLAIAEHVLCNQINRFIVDFIQAQGCEAMGLHSLASTVLFAQKTFLQGEGGRRIDLGQVGEVTRVNSRLLQLLVQADSIPVIATIARDDAGGKLNVNADTAAGAVAAAMKAEKLIVVSDTHGIRRDAKDPATRVSTLTVAQIDDMVKDGTISAGMLPKVEACIAALKGGSNKTHIIDGRIPHALMLEIYTEAGIGTEIVL; encoded by the coding sequence GTGGCAGAAGGCCAGTCCGACAATCAAGCAGCCGTCAATCTCGCGGCCGACCAGCAGGCGCTGTCCGAAGCATCCGACAAGGCCCGCGGCCTGGTCGAAGCCCTCTCCTACATCCAGCGGTTCCACGACAAGGTGATCGTCGTCAAGGTCGGCGGGTCGATCATGGACGACGAGAAAGCCCTTTCGAACATCCTGACCGACATCGTCTTCATGAACTACGTCGGAATGCAGCCGGTCATCGTGCATGGCGGCGGCAAGGCGATTAACGACGCGATGGAGAAGTCCGGCCTGACGCCGCAATGGGTGCAGGGTCGCCGCTACACCGACGATCGCACGCTGGCGATCGCCGAGCACGTGCTGTGCAACCAGATCAACCGGTTCATCGTCGATTTCATCCAGGCGCAGGGGTGCGAGGCGATGGGCCTGCACAGCCTGGCCAGCACGGTGCTGTTCGCCCAGAAGACGTTCCTGCAGGGCGAAGGGGGCCGGCGGATCGACCTGGGGCAGGTCGGCGAGGTGACGCGCGTCAACTCGCGGCTGCTGCAACTGCTGGTGCAGGCCGACAGCATTCCGGTCATCGCCACGATTGCCCGCGACGACGCCGGCGGCAAGCTGAACGTCAACGCCGACACCGCCGCCGGTGCCGTTGCCGCGGCGATGAAGGCCGAGAAGCTGATCGTGGTGTCTGACACCCACGGCATCCGCCGCGACGCCAAGGACCCGGCGACGCGCGTCAGCACGCTGACGGTGGCCCAGATCGACGACATGGTCAAAGACGGCACGATCAGCGCCGGCATGCTGCCGAAGGTCGAGGCGTGTATCGCCGCACTCAAAGGCGGGTCGAACAAGACCCACATCATCGACGGCCGCATTCCCCACGCGCTCATGCTCGAGATCTATACCGAAGCGGGAATCGGGACGGAGATCGTTCTTTAG
- the argF gene encoding ornithine carbamoyltransferase, protein MEHFITIAETPIDRLKHFLAVAHQLKKQHKTTGKNDPLLVGKTLAMIFEKPSLRTRVSFSVAMEHLGGNGLVLRPDEVGIGTREPVQDVARVLGGMCDGIMARTFEHDKVENLAKYAGVPVINGLTDYTHPCQAMADLMTLQEHFGHDLTGRTLTYVGDGNNVARSLSVACGKFGMHFVLASPDAYRLPQEDADRVMSIAPDMDFVMTSDPMEAVAQADAIYTDTWVSMGQEADKARKVKDFAGFAVDEKLLAAAPKHAVVLHCLPAYRGYEISEGVMEGKQSLVFPQAENRLHFQKGLIAALMGGM, encoded by the coding sequence ATGGAACACTTCATCACCATCGCCGAGACGCCGATCGATCGGCTCAAGCATTTCCTGGCGGTTGCGCATCAGCTCAAGAAGCAGCACAAGACCACCGGCAAGAACGATCCGCTGCTGGTGGGCAAAACGCTGGCGATGATCTTCGAGAAGCCCAGCCTGCGCACCCGGGTGAGCTTTTCCGTCGCGATGGAACATCTCGGCGGCAACGGCCTGGTGTTGCGGCCGGACGAGGTGGGCATCGGCACGCGCGAGCCGGTGCAGGACGTCGCCCGAGTCCTCGGCGGTATGTGCGATGGCATCATGGCGCGGACCTTCGAGCACGACAAAGTCGAGAACCTGGCCAAGTACGCCGGCGTACCGGTCATCAACGGCCTGACCGACTACACCCACCCCTGCCAGGCGATGGCCGACCTGATGACCCTGCAGGAACACTTCGGCCACGACCTGACCGGCCGAACGCTCACCTACGTCGGCGACGGCAACAACGTCGCCCGCAGTCTGTCGGTGGCGTGTGGCAAGTTCGGCATGCACTTCGTGCTGGCCTCGCCCGATGCATATCGGTTGCCGCAGGAGGATGCCGATCGGGTGATGTCGATCGCGCCGGACATGGATTTCGTGATGACGTCCGACCCGATGGAGGCCGTCGCTCAGGCCGATGCGATCTACACCGACACCTGGGTGAGCATGGGCCAGGAAGCCGACAAGGCGCGCAAGGTGAAGGACTTCGCCGGGTTTGCCGTCGATGAAAAGCTACTGGCGGCCGCCCCCAAGCACGCGGTGGTCCTGCACTGCCTGCCGGCGTATCGCGGGTACGAAATCTCCGAAGGCGTCATGGAAGGCAAGCAGTCGCTCGTCTTCCCGCAGGCGGAGAACCGGCTGCATTTCCAGAAGGGTTTGATTGCGGCGCTGATGGGTGGGATGTGA
- a CDS encoding amidohydrolase family protein — protein sequence MTRRELLLAAVASASTSLLPIAAPADAAKAYPPGQFVDMHTHVGQTWNTTKMLSPADLLKWMDEHEISQAIVLPLVSPESSSYPISAQFVLEQTKPHRDRLIPFCCIDPRTTINGGKKGAADMFKSYVDAGCKGFGEHKPGLPIDDPLSMRLYNLCGEFKLPVLFHLDSQRNTDKPGLPGLEAVLKGNPQTTFIGHGPGFWASISGDVKTAADLGGYPKEGVSEGGALDRLMESYPNLCGDLSAGSGAGALKRDLKFAAGFMTRRQDRLMFGTDYLSPGQPVPQFEVLKSIEIPDAVRQKIYRDNARRLLGL from the coding sequence ATGACCCGCCGCGAACTGCTCCTCGCCGCCGTCGCTTCCGCCTCGACATCCCTGCTTCCGATCGCCGCTCCGGCGGACGCTGCCAAGGCCTATCCGCCCGGCCAATTCGTCGACATGCATACCCACGTTGGCCAGACGTGGAACACCACGAAGATGCTGTCGCCGGCGGACCTGCTCAAGTGGATGGACGAGCACGAGATCAGCCAGGCGATCGTGCTGCCGCTGGTGTCGCCGGAGTCTTCGAGCTATCCGATCTCCGCGCAGTTCGTGCTGGAGCAGACCAAGCCGCACCGCGACCGTTTGATCCCCTTCTGCTGTATCGACCCGCGCACGACGATCAACGGCGGCAAGAAGGGGGCGGCGGACATGTTCAAGTCCTACGTCGATGCCGGGTGCAAAGGCTTCGGCGAGCACAAGCCGGGGTTGCCGATCGACGATCCGCTGTCCATGCGGCTGTACAACCTGTGCGGCGAGTTCAAGCTGCCGGTGCTGTTCCACCTCGATTCCCAGCGCAACACCGACAAGCCCGGCCTGCCGGGGCTAGAAGCAGTGCTGAAAGGCAATCCGCAGACGACGTTTATCGGGCATGGCCCCGGGTTCTGGGCGAGCATCTCGGGCGATGTCAAAACGGCGGCCGACCTGGGCGGGTATCCGAAGGAAGGTGTCAGTGAAGGCGGCGCGCTCGACCGGCTGATGGAGTCTTACCCGAATCTGTGCGGCGACCTGTCCGCCGGCAGCGGGGCGGGGGCGCTGAAGCGAGATTTGAAGTTCGCGGCGGGTTTCATGACCCGCCGGCAGGACCGCCTGATGTTCGGCACCGACTACCTGTCGCCCGGCCAGCCGGTGCCGCAGTTCGAGGTGCTCAAGTCGATCGAGATCCCCGACGCCGTGCGGCAGAAGATCTACCGCGACAACGCGAGGCGGCTGTTGGGGTTGTAG
- a CDS encoding neutral/alkaline non-lysosomal ceramidase N-terminal domain-containing protein: protein MNASCSSTHRARAASPCHFGAIGLPLLACLLSTNTILAADAPAAWRAGVARTKITPPQPVWMAGYASRTKPADGTLNDLWAKALVFEDAGGKRVALISLDVCGIDRDTSVRICDRLKAKYALDRDAVAICVSHTHSGPVIGHNLRPTYVFSAEESDKVRAYTTWMEEQVVETVGRAAGQMAPVSMNYGVGTAAFATNRRENKEAEVTKLAHGDAGGTAAWRKTMKGPFDHDLPVLSVVAAGGASAGKPIAVLFGYACHATTLSGYEWSSDWPGFAAEAIEADLPGATAMFAAGCGADQNPFPRREVAFAKSFGRQIGDGVKAAFAAEMKPIGGTIAATYREIDLPFGEMPSRELLEQQKASTDPKDRYLARRASLLLERMARDGKLSTTYAYPVQSWKLGDGPTLVFLGGEVVVDYALRLKKELGGTAAVWPIGYANDVMAYIPSARVLKEGGYEGAAAMVYYGLPTVWGGTVEEKIIAEATGQVTRGEGGKPGQK from the coding sequence ATGAACGCTTCCTGTTCTTCCACGCACCGTGCACGGGCCGCGAGCCCGTGTCACTTTGGCGCGATCGGTTTGCCCCTGCTGGCCTGCCTGCTCTCCACGAACACGATACTCGCCGCCGACGCGCCGGCCGCCTGGCGGGCGGGCGTGGCGCGGACGAAGATTACGCCGCCGCAGCCGGTCTGGATGGCGGGCTACGCCTCGCGGACCAAGCCGGCGGATGGGACGCTGAACGATCTCTGGGCCAAGGCATTGGTGTTCGAAGACGCCGGCGGCAAGCGCGTCGCGCTGATCTCGCTCGACGTCTGCGGCATCGACCGCGACACCTCCGTGCGGATCTGCGATCGATTGAAGGCCAAATACGCGCTCGACCGCGATGCCGTCGCGATCTGCGTCAGCCATACGCACAGCGGCCCGGTCATCGGGCACAACCTGCGGCCGACGTACGTCTTCTCGGCCGAGGAGTCGGACAAGGTGCGGGCGTACACCACCTGGATGGAAGAGCAGGTCGTCGAGACCGTCGGCAGGGCGGCGGGGCAGATGGCGCCGGTGTCGATGAATTATGGCGTCGGCACGGCAGCGTTCGCGACCAATCGCCGGGAGAACAAGGAAGCCGAGGTCACCAAGCTCGCCCACGGCGACGCCGGCGGCACCGCGGCGTGGCGCAAGACGATGAAGGGGCCGTTCGATCATGACCTGCCGGTGCTGTCGGTGGTGGCGGCGGGCGGGGCGTCTGCCGGAAAGCCGATCGCCGTTCTCTTCGGCTACGCCTGTCATGCGACGACGCTGTCGGGTTACGAATGGTCGAGCGACTGGCCGGGCTTTGCCGCCGAAGCGATCGAGGCCGATCTGCCCGGCGCGACGGCGATGTTTGCCGCCGGCTGCGGCGCGGACCAGAACCCGTTCCCGCGGCGGGAGGTGGCGTTCGCCAAATCGTTCGGTCGGCAGATCGGCGACGGCGTGAAGGCCGCCTTCGCGGCGGAGATGAAGCCGATCGGCGGAACCATCGCAGCGACCTACCGCGAGATCGATCTGCCGTTCGGCGAGATGCCGTCGCGTGAATTGCTGGAGCAGCAGAAGGCATCGACCGACCCGAAAGACCGCTATCTGGCCCGCAGGGCGTCGCTGCTGCTGGAGCGAATGGCCCGCGACGGCAAGCTGTCGACCACGTACGCCTACCCGGTTCAGAGCTGGAAGCTGGGCGACGGGCCGACGCTGGTGTTCCTGGGCGGAGAGGTGGTGGTCGACTATGCACTTCGGTTGAAGAAGGAGCTCGGCGGAACTGCCGCCGTCTGGCCGATCGGCTATGCCAACGACGTGATGGCGTACATCCCGTCGGCCCGCGTGCTGAAGGAAGGCGGCTACGAAGGGGCCGCCGCGATGGTCTACTACGGCCTGCCGACGGTCTGGGGCGGGACGGTCGAAGAGAAGATCATCGCCGAGGCGACGGGGCAGGTGACGCGTGGCGAGGGTGGGAAGCCTGGACAAAAGTGA
- a CDS encoding VWA domain-containing protein, with product MIAIPFGRALVRRAGVFVVIATVSMFVAVDTVRAQSPAAHQADAIAILLTANTEGHVKPCESCPMHVGDGGLDRRATIVAQLRTGERPALLLDAGAWLAGPESAASAGAVMVAAYNAMGYDAAHITPADLGWGKSAALTTLRSARFSLISATLLSADGKPMFEPFVVKKVGAVRFGVIGVSEAPKGLDFSPALREQFEGVRFAPPAEAIATWLPKAAAESDRIIILYDGTAWGLATVRKAVGNRDVLIAVAGIRPERLPEDARTTVLATEEHGKSIGVASLADGKWTLSQSRVPGSTASDAAMRDLLATYAPKALTPPTTQVAVATTPTTRPDPNVPPAVVPPPAMSPPPTTAPVVMPPVNPPVVPATQPAVAVVPPPPATMPAPPAVTVTAQPRVTAKQPLQPRGLAGVGLTQEQVDAAVKRGADFLWPHMLKECGNPPFIAGEGGGYEGYHTLASLALVRAGLHKRDAEFNRMLRVYLDRVQPETIGTYAAGVLCMLIEAYGDPRYEPKLRASARYLFEGLSSKGWDYRPKVADAAMLDPRTQKPLQVWGGRPPIGSGAEAAEKWNRATTQKSDELDHDNSLVQFAVLGLHAAARAGVEVPIDVWRQVVAMMRTRQTDTGGWGYVGSTSATSGSMTCAAAYALTVARYHLQEKSPAEDESIERGLAWLAKGFAVDKNPGAGEANLYYYLYSVERLGRTLDTEFIGPNEWYPMGAKYLLDVQKENGSWHDEKAENQAELSTSFAILFLSRGTPKLAVTPEPKVGPGVLKTGLLQPPAPRLYIILDCSGSMMEEMGGKTKFDVARQSVASLLAELPDATQVALRVYGHRKTALDPGANDDTELLVPIGPLDRQAMADQLKKLRARGKTPMARSLQAAKGDIDGMSDKQVEVLLLTDGGEDSQPRQDPVAAAEAIGKSGKAMVHVVGFDIGREDWGRQLRGMADKGRGKYWGAFDTATLLTELRAAVLRSPGAYEIHDASDRVVHRGQFGDSQPLEPGRYAFVTAFGGKRFNEPFWVNAGEPTAVLFDAGKFGVTEPKGPPPPAGLPATRPATPDPVVTTPPFNPATPPANRPKFCVHCGNKLGPTGNFCTSCGKKIGP from the coding sequence ATGATCGCAATCCCGTTCGGCCGCGCCCTCGTTCGTCGGGCGGGCGTATTCGTCGTCATCGCGACCGTGTCGATGTTCGTCGCCGTGGACACGGTCCGGGCCCAAAGCCCTGCCGCCCACCAGGCCGATGCGATTGCCATACTGCTCACCGCTAACACCGAAGGCCACGTCAAGCCGTGTGAATCATGCCCGATGCACGTCGGCGACGGCGGACTGGATCGGCGGGCCACCATCGTCGCGCAGCTTCGCACCGGCGAGCGCCCGGCACTGCTGCTCGATGCCGGCGCATGGCTTGCCGGCCCCGAGAGCGCCGCTTCCGCCGGCGCTGTCATGGTGGCGGCGTACAACGCCATGGGCTACGACGCCGCCCACATCACCCCCGCCGACCTGGGCTGGGGAAAGTCCGCCGCGCTTACAACGCTCAGGAGCGCCCGGTTTTCGCTCATTTCGGCGACACTGTTGAGTGCCGACGGAAAACCGATGTTCGAACCCTTTGTCGTGAAGAAGGTGGGAGCCGTTCGCTTCGGCGTGATCGGCGTCAGCGAGGCGCCAAAGGGATTGGATTTCTCGCCAGCGCTGCGGGAGCAGTTTGAGGGCGTTCGTTTCGCCCCGCCGGCAGAGGCGATCGCGACCTGGTTGCCCAAAGCGGCCGCCGAAAGCGACCGGATCATCATCCTGTACGACGGCACCGCCTGGGGACTCGCCACCGTTCGCAAAGCCGTCGGCAACCGGGACGTCCTGATCGCCGTCGCAGGCATTCGCCCCGAACGCCTGCCTGAAGACGCCCGAACGACGGTGCTGGCGACCGAGGAACATGGCAAATCGATCGGCGTCGCGAGCCTTGCCGATGGAAAGTGGACGCTGTCGCAGTCTCGCGTGCCGGGGAGCACTGCGTCGGATGCGGCGATGCGCGACCTGCTGGCGACCTACGCACCCAAGGCGCTGACACCGCCAACAACGCAAGTCGCCGTTGCCACTACCCCCACTACACGGCCCGATCCGAACGTGCCGCCGGCTGTCGTGCCTCCACCTGCCATGTCGCCCCCTCCCACCACCGCACCGGTAGTGATGCCGCCGGTGAACCCGCCCGTCGTTCCCGCCACCCAGCCGGCTGTGGCTGTCGTGCCGCCCCCGCCTGCCACGATGCCCGCTCCTCCTGCCGTCACGGTGACGGCGCAGCCGCGCGTAACCGCCAAACAACCACTCCAGCCGCGAGGGCTTGCTGGAGTCGGCCTGACCCAGGAGCAGGTGGACGCGGCCGTCAAACGCGGCGCGGATTTCCTCTGGCCGCACATGCTTAAAGAGTGCGGCAATCCGCCCTTCATCGCCGGTGAAGGCGGCGGCTACGAGGGGTATCACACGCTCGCCTCGCTGGCGCTCGTGCGCGCGGGTCTGCACAAGCGCGATGCCGAGTTCAATCGCATGCTCCGCGTCTACCTTGACCGAGTACAGCCCGAGACGATCGGCACCTATGCCGCCGGCGTGCTCTGCATGCTGATCGAAGCCTACGGCGATCCGCGATACGAACCGAAGCTGCGCGCCTCGGCCCGTTACCTGTTCGAAGGCCTTAGTTCCAAAGGCTGGGATTACCGTCCCAAAGTCGCCGATGCCGCGATGCTCGACCCACGGACCCAAAAGCCGCTGCAGGTCTGGGGCGGCCGACCGCCGATCGGCAGCGGTGCCGAGGCGGCCGAGAAGTGGAACCGCGCCACCACGCAGAAGTCCGATGAGCTCGACCACGACAATTCCCTCGTCCAGTTCGCCGTCCTCGGCCTGCACGCGGCCGCCCGGGCGGGTGTCGAAGTGCCGATCGACGTCTGGCGGCAGGTCGTGGCCATGATGCGCACCCGCCAGACCGACACCGGCGGGTGGGGGTATGTCGGCTCGACCAGTGCCACCTCCGGCAGCATGACCTGCGCCGCCGCCTATGCCCTGACCGTCGCCCGTTATCACCTTCAGGAAAAGTCCCCCGCCGAAGACGAATCGATCGAACGCGGCCTGGCCTGGCTCGCCAAGGGGTTCGCGGTCGATAAGAACCCCGGCGCCGGCGAAGCGAATCTCTACTACTACCTTTATTCCGTCGAACGCCTCGGCCGTACGCTCGATACTGAGTTCATCGGCCCGAACGAGTGGTATCCGATGGGCGCCAAATACCTGCTGGACGTTCAGAAGGAAAACGGCTCCTGGCACGATGAGAAGGCCGAGAACCAGGCCGAACTTTCGACGAGTTTCGCGATCCTGTTTCTGTCCCGCGGCACGCCCAAACTCGCCGTCACGCCAGAGCCCAAGGTTGGTCCGGGCGTGCTCAAAACTGGTCTGCTCCAGCCGCCGGCACCACGGCTGTACATCATCCTCGACTGCTCGGGCTCGATGATGGAGGAGATGGGCGGCAAGACAAAGTTTGATGTCGCCCGGCAGTCGGTCGCGTCATTGCTCGCCGAACTTCCCGATGCGACGCAGGTCGCACTGCGCGTTTATGGCCATCGTAAAACCGCGCTCGACCCCGGCGCCAACGACGACACCGAACTGCTGGTGCCCATCGGCCCGCTCGACCGCCAGGCGATGGCCGACCAGCTCAAGAAGCTTCGCGCCCGCGGCAAAACGCCGATGGCCCGCAGCCTTCAGGCCGCCAAGGGCGACATCGACGGCATGTCCGACAAGCAGGTGGAAGTGCTGTTGCTGACCGACGGCGGCGAAGACTCGCAGCCGCGCCAGGACCCCGTCGCCGCCGCCGAAGCGATCGGCAAGTCGGGCAAGGCGATGGTGCACGTGGTCGGTTTCGACATCGGCCGGGAAGACTGGGGCCGGCAGCTTCGGGGGATGGCCGACAAGGGGCGCGGCAAGTACTGGGGGGCGTTCGACACCGCAACCCTGCTGACCGAACTTCGTGCCGCCGTCCTGCGGTCGCCCGGCGCTTACGAAATCCACGACGCTTCCGACCGCGTCGTCCACCGCGGACAATTCGGCGACAGCCAACCGCTCGAGCCGGGCCGCTACGCCTTCGTGACCGCGTTCGGGGGGAAGCGCTTCAACGAGCCGTTCTGGGTCAACGCCGGCGAGCCGACGGCGGTGCTGTTCGACGCAGGCAAGTTCGGCGTCACCGAGCCCAAGGGTCCACCTCCGCCGGCCGGCCTTCCGGCCACCCGCCCGGCGACACCCGACCCGGTCGTCACCACCCCGCCGTTCAATCCGGCGACGCCGCCGGCCAACCGCCCCAAGTTCTGCGTTCACTGCGGCAACAAGCTGGGACCGACCGGCAACTTCTGTACGAGCTGCGGGAAGAAGATCGGACCGTAA
- the dnaB gene encoding replicative DNA helicase has protein sequence MTLIDSSIAGQFDRLPPHSAEAEMCVLASMMLDKELIGQVVQLIRGEDFFQADHQIIYDCLTKLYEQNRPIDAVIVREELGKRGLLDEIGGTAYLAQVIGTVPSSAHGAHYAAIVREKSLLRQLIAASNDILRDSYGPQETAEVVLDRAEKRIFDIAQKKVGNAMVPMEQVLHEVFEMIENRGQRGLETGFYEMDDMLNGLQPGELVIVAARPSMGKTAFAMNVIEHIAADSRMPCAVFSLEMSKQQLAQRMLCSRGQIDAHKLRKGLLQSHEYAHLANVVGELAKAPIWVDDSPGLTVLDLRAKSRRLALQHGIKAIMIDYMQLMDNPGVESRQQQISEISRGIKAVARELNVPVICLSQLNRGSENRDGHRPRMSDLRESGSIEQDADVVMLLHREDYYRMSEPDFQPDNIAEVIIAKQRNGPTGTVKLAFMNKTTRFENLSAQNDPF, from the coding sequence ATGACGTTGATCGATTCCTCCATCGCCGGCCAGTTCGACCGCCTGCCGCCCCATTCGGCCGAGGCCGAGATGTGCGTGCTCGCGTCGATGATGCTCGACAAGGAGCTCATCGGGCAGGTCGTGCAGCTCATCCGCGGCGAGGACTTCTTCCAGGCCGATCATCAGATCATCTACGACTGCCTGACCAAGCTGTACGAACAGAACCGCCCGATCGACGCCGTCATCGTCCGCGAGGAACTCGGCAAACGCGGCCTGCTGGACGAGATCGGCGGCACCGCCTATCTGGCGCAGGTCATCGGCACCGTCCCTTCGTCCGCCCACGGCGCACACTACGCGGCAATCGTTCGCGAGAAGAGCCTGCTGCGCCAACTTATCGCCGCCAGCAACGACATCCTCCGCGACAGCTACGGCCCGCAGGAGACGGCCGAGGTCGTTCTAGACCGCGCCGAGAAGCGCATCTTCGACATCGCCCAGAAGAAGGTCGGCAACGCGATGGTGCCGATGGAACAGGTGCTCCACGAAGTCTTCGAGATGATCGAGAACCGCGGCCAGCGCGGGCTGGAGACCGGGTTCTACGAGATGGACGACATGCTCAACGGCCTGCAGCCGGGCGAGCTGGTGATCGTCGCGGCAAGACCCAGTATGGGGAAAACGGCCTTCGCGATGAACGTGATCGAGCACATCGCCGCCGACAGTCGGATGCCGTGTGCGGTGTTCAGCCTGGAAATGAGCAAGCAGCAGTTGGCCCAGCGCATGCTCTGCAGCCGCGGGCAAATTGACGCCCACAAGCTGCGCAAAGGGCTGCTGCAGTCGCACGAGTACGCGCACCTGGCCAACGTCGTCGGCGAACTGGCCAAGGCGCCCATCTGGGTGGACGACTCGCCGGGCCTGACCGTGCTCGACCTTCGCGCTAAAAGCCGCCGGCTCGCGCTTCAGCACGGCATCAAGGCGATCATGATCGACTACATGCAGCTGATGGATAACCCCGGCGTCGAGAGCCGCCAGCAGCAGATCAGCGAAATCAGCCGTGGTATCAAGGCGGTCGCGCGTGAACTGAACGTGCCGGTCATCTGCCTGAGCCAGCTCAACCGCGGCAGCGAAAACCGCGACGGCCACCGCCCGCGCATGAGCGACCTGCGTGAATCGGGCTCGATCGAGCAGGACGCCGACGTGGTCATGCTCCTGCACCGCGAAGACTACTACCGCATGAGCGAGCCCGACTTCCAGCCCGACAACATCGCCGAGGTCATCATCGCCAAGCAGCGTAACGGCCCGACCGGCACCGTAAAGCTGGCGTTCATGAACAAGACAACGCGGTTCGAAAACCTGTCAGCCCAGAACGACCCCTTCTGA
- the rplI gene encoding 50S ribosomal protein L9 has protein sequence MSKNVKLLLKESIRSIGRVGDIVEVSAGYARNYLLPHDLAVQPTPNNVKKVEERKKEIEKIERERREQQAALIARLSGVEVMIERRANEQGHLYGAVSATEVAKGLQAQGFNIEPEDVNLLSKLDRINTYQVNIRFAEDLQTEIKVWVNPDPDSKAAIEAFDKQKAAETPVPATAE, from the coding sequence ATGTCCAAGAACGTCAAACTGCTCCTGAAAGAATCCATCCGCAGCATCGGCCGCGTCGGCGATATCGTCGAAGTCTCGGCCGGCTACGCGCGTAACTACCTTCTGCCCCACGACCTGGCTGTTCAGCCGACGCCGAACAACGTCAAGAAGGTCGAAGAGCGCAAGAAGGAGATCGAGAAGATCGAGCGCGAACGCCGCGAGCAGCAGGCCGCCCTCATCGCCCGTCTGTCCGGCGTGGAAGTGATGATCGAACGCCGCGCCAACGAGCAGGGTCACCTGTACGGTGCCGTCTCGGCGACCGAAGTCGCCAAGGGCCTGCAGGCACAGGGTTTCAACATCGAGCCCGAAGACGTCAACCTGCTCAGCAAGCTCGATCGGATCAACACCTACCAGGTCAACATCCGGTTTGCCGAAGACCTGCAGACCGAGATCAAGGTCTGGGTCAACCCCGATCCGGACAGCAAGGCCGCGATCGAAGCCTTCGACAAGCAGAAGGCCGCCGAGACCCCCGTCCCGGCGACCGCAGAGTAA
- the ssb gene encoding single-stranded DNA-binding protein, whose amino-acid sequence MASFNRVMLLGNLTRDPQLKFLPSQTPVAEFGLAMNRKFRTQQGEDREEVTFVDCSAFGRQAEVINQYCQKGKQIFIEGRLKLDTWDDKQGGGKRSKLSVVVENFTLLGGRDGPGGGGGGGQGGGGGGYQGGQGGYQGGGQQGGGYDSGGYEDPGYESGPPQRAPANRPAPQQRGPVAQAPMQRPQQAPAPVAEPPFSDEQHFEKDDIPF is encoded by the coding sequence ATGGCGAGTTTCAACCGAGTGATGCTGCTGGGGAACCTCACCCGTGACCCGCAGCTCAAGTTCCTGCCCAGCCAGACACCCGTCGCCGAGTTCGGCCTTGCGATGAACCGCAAGTTCCGCACCCAGCAGGGCGAAGACCGGGAAGAAGTCACCTTTGTCGATTGCTCCGCCTTTGGCCGACAGGCCGAAGTGATCAATCAGTACTGCCAGAAGGGCAAGCAGATCTTCATCGAAGGTCGGCTCAAGCTCGACACCTGGGACGACAAACAAGGTGGCGGCAAGCGAAGCAAGCTCTCGGTCGTCGTCGAAAACTTCACCCTTCTAGGCGGTCGTGACGGCCCGGGAGGTGGCGGTGGTGGTGGTCAAGGCGGCGGAGGCGGTGGTTATCAGGGCGGCCAAGGCGGCTACCAGGGTGGCGGCCAGCAGGGTGGCGGTTACGACTCCGGCGGCTACGAAGACCCCGGTTACGAATCCGGCCCCCCGCAGCGCGCCCCCGCGAACCGCCCCGCCCCGCAACAGCGCGGCCCGGTCGCCCAGGCACCGATGCAGCGTCCGCAGCAGGCACCGGCCCCCGTCGCCGAACCGCCGTTCAGTGACGAACAGCATTTTGAGAAAGACGATATCCCGTTTTGA
- the rpsF gene encoding 30S ribosomal protein S6, whose amino-acid sequence MADKTTKVRIRQYEGMFLFGSNAASELNNAIATARGMIEKHGGEILVIKKWDERKLTFEMNKQKRGVYIIAYFKAPTSAIAPIDREVRLSEEVLRALFTDAEHLTLAEMEAVEPQPIIKAEPPAWDRGFGEGGGGGRGGFGGDRGGDRGDRAPRPRKDEPAEAGAAKD is encoded by the coding sequence ATGGCAGACAAGACAACCAAAGTTCGCATCCGTCAATACGAAGGCATGTTCCTCTTCGGCTCCAACGCCGCCTCGGAACTCAACAACGCGATCGCGACCGCCCGCGGCATGATCGAAAAGCACGGCGGCGAGATCCTGGTCATCAAGAAGTGGGACGAACGCAAGCTCACCTTTGAGATGAACAAGCAGAAGCGTGGCGTGTACATCATCGCCTACTTCAAGGCCCCGACGTCGGCGATCGCCCCGATCGACCGCGAAGTGCGGCTGAGCGAAGAGGTCCTCCGCGCCCTCTTCACCGACGCCGAGCACCTCACGCTCGCCGAGATGGAAGCCGTCGAACCCCAGCCGATCATCAAGGCCGAACCCCCGGCGTGGGATCGTGGCTTTGGCGAAGGTGGCGGCGGTGGCCGTGGTGGATTCGGCGGCGATCGCGGTGGCGACCGTGGCGATCGTGCCCCGCGCCCCCGCAAGGACGAGCCCGCCGAAGCCGGCGCGGCCAAGGACTGA